Genomic DNA from Solanum dulcamara chromosome 4, daSolDulc1.2, whole genome shotgun sequence:
gtcaaaattgggtgtcaacagacccccgacacctaaaaaatctattggctaacacaaacgaataaatgataaaatcacctaattcctattacgtcgtcTATAAAATGCATTTAAACGCCGTAAAAGCCCTACCGAGGCTGCTGGAGTTGTTTTCCAGATCATTACTAGTGGCCCTaagaagaatcctagaaaattcgaATTGTATCCCCGtcatctaaaaaatttgtgggctaacacacacaaaaaaaatgacaaaatcgcctaatttttgttatgtcgcctctaaaatgctcttaaactccATAAAGCCCCAtcggggctgctggagttgttctccaagtcgttatggacgctactaaaGGAGAATTGATAAAAATTCGACCTGATACCCAACACCTAAATAATTCGTGGACAAACagacaaaaaaataacaaaatcgtctaatttctattacgGGGCCCTAAAATTCTCCTTAATGTCATAAAAGCCTCGctggggctacttgagtcgttctccaggtcgttacggacaatACTAaagtagaatccaagaaaatttgactcatatccacgacacctaaaaaattcatgctCTAACACACAAAATATAatgacaaaatcacctaatttctgtttcgccgcccctaaaatgctcttaaacaccgTAGAAGCCCCGTCGAACTATTGGaatcgttctccaggtcattacagatgctactaaaaaagattccaagaaatttgacttggacccccgacacctaaaaaaatttgtgggctaacacacacgaaaaatgacaaaatcgcctaattcttgttgcatcgcccctaaaatgctcctaaacgccgTAGAAGCCcagccggagctactggagttttttcctaggtcgttacggacactactaaagaagaatccaaaaaattcaaccaagaccctcgacacctaaaaaatccatgggataaaacacacaaaaaattataaaatagcTTATTTCCTGTTGCGTCagccctaaaatgctcctaaacatcgTAGAAGCGCCAACGGGACTACTGAAGTTGTTCctcaggtcattacagacgctcctaaagaagaattcaagaaaattcgatccaaaccccgacacctaaaaaattctgagctaacacacaaaaaataataaaattgcctaattcctattgcgtcgccccaaaaatgctcctaaactatGTAGAagctccgccggggctactgaagtctttCTCCAGATCTTTGCGGACCTACTAAAtaaatatccaagaaaattcgatccaaaCCCATGGCAtttaaaaaatccataggcCAATACCTACGAAAAAttacaaaatcacctaattcataTTGTGTCGCCcttaaaatgctcttaaacgcCGTAGGCTACTACAGTCCTTCCTTAGTTCGTTACTgacgctactaaagaagaattcaACAAAATTCGATTCGAAcacccgacatctaaaaaatatgtgggctaacacacgcacaaaaatgataaaatcacctaattcctattgcatctcccataaaatgctcataaacatCAAAAAAGCCCCGTTGGGGCCACTAGAGTcgttttccaggtcgttacagacactactaaagaagaatttaagaaaaattgattagacccctgacacctaaaatattcgtgggctaacacacacgaaaaataataaaatcgtctaattcttgttgtgtcgctcctaaaatgctcctaaacgccaTAGAAACCCcgtcggggctgctggagtcatttTCCAGGTCATTAAGgacgttactatagaagaatccaagaaaaaaattgactcagaatccggcacctaaaaaatctgtggtaaaacacacacgaaaaaatgacaaaatcatCTAATCTCTTTGGCGTCGccgctaaaatgctcctaaacgccgTAGAAGCCCCACCGGGtatattggagtcattcccaggtcgttacgggcGTTActaaagaacaattcaagaaaattcaatccgaacccccaacacctaaaatatctatgggctaacacactcgaaaaaataaaaaactcgcctaatttctattcgATCGCCCCAAAAATGCCTCTAAATATCATAGAATCTCCGCCGGAGCTATTgaagtcattctccaggtctttacggacgctactaaggaagaatctaaaaaaattcgATCCGAACCCTTggctcctaaaaaatctgtaggcgtTACGcacgaaaaaatgagaaaattgtctAGTTCCACTTGTGCTGCCCCTAAATACTATTAATGTATCGTGGATCGTAATGAGACTATACGTACCACTTTCCTGGATACTTACGGAGTGTTCCATAaaggttttggaaaaaattgaACCAGAAAccagttcatcaaaatattaatagctaacacatacgaaaaatgagaaaatcgtcaaatttcgcttgtgcggctactaaatgttatgaatgcacTGTGGATCATGCCGAGTACACGTACATCTCCCCTGGGTACTTACGTaaggtcccataaaggtttcagaAAAAAGTGATCGAAagtcaattcatcaaaatattcataggcaaAAACaaacgaaaaatgagaaaatatcttaatttcgcttgtgcggcccctaaattcTATGAATGCGCCGTGTATTGTGCTGAGGCTACAGGTACTACTCTCCTAGATACTTATTAAGGTCCCATTAAGATTTCAGAAAAAATTGACTGAAATCCaattcactaaaatattcatggctaacatacgaaaaatgacaaaaattgtctaatttcacttgtgcccctaaatgctattaaTACGCCGTGGATTGTGTCAAATCTACACATACTGATTTCTTGgttacttacggagggtcccataaaggtttaagaaaaaaattaatcgaaagtccattcaccaaaatattcatgggctaattaatacatacgaaaaatgagaaaatcacctaattttatTTGTGCAtcctctaaatgctatgaatgcacaaTGAATTAtgtcgaggctacacgtactaatCCCCTGGGTACGGAGGGTACCATAaggattttgagaaaatatagATCGAAATCGAGTTTACCAAAATACTCATGGTCTAACACATagaagaaaatgagaaaatcatttaattcaGCTTAGGCAgcctctaaatgctatgaatatgttGTGGATCACGTCAAGGCTACACATACTACTCTCTAAGGTACTTACGGAAGGTCCCATaaagattttagaaaaaaattgatcgaaagtcctatcaacaaaatattaataggcttaaacacatgaaaaatgagaaaatcgtctaCTTTCACTTGTGCGACCCCTTAATGCTTATGGAGGATGTTTTGACGATTACTCACGGAGGCTTTTcactcaaatataaaaaaaatataaaaaaataaagagatgtATGATAAGGCATAAATCGCGATTTATGAACAAAATTTATAGCTTTCAAAGATATACAGTCCAACATAAATATTATGATACGTATCTCAATATAATACTATATAAGATTATATATTCGAAAATTCACATTGATTTGATAGATTAAATATAAATTCTCTTGAAATAATGTTTTTGTCTTCATTCCAAGCACCCTCTTTATTGTAATATATGCATATCTACATCTATTTTACCTAAAAGCTTGTGCGACTCTTAAATGCATTGAATACACCATGGATCGTGTTGATGCTACAAGTATTGTTCCTCTGGTTATTTATGGAGGGCCCCAtaagggttttaaaaaaaaattgaccaaaatccagtttatcaaattattcatgggctaacacacacgaaaaaagaaaaaaatgcctaattccgcttgtgtggcccctaaatgctatgaatgtggtGTGAATCATGTGAAGCTACACATATTGCTCCCCTAGATACTTACAGAGGGTACCAtaaaggttttaaaaaaaaaaatcccagaagccagttcaccaaaatattcataggctaacacacatgaaaaatgagaaaatcgcctaattccgcaAGTGCCACCCCTATATGCTATTAGTGAGTCGTGGATCGTCCCGATGGTAGATGTACTTCTCCCTTGGGTACTAACGGAGAGTCCTATAAAGGTTTCAGAAAAGAAGTTATCGAAAGttatttcaccaaaatattcatgggctaacacacattaaaTGAGAAAACTgtctaatttcgcttgtgcgacccctaaatgctatgaatgaatAGTAGATCGTGCCGAATCTACATATAATGATCCTCCGAGTACGTATGGAGGATCACACAaagatttcataatttttttttactgaaagttagttcaccaaaatattcatgggctaactcacacgaaaaaACAAAGAGTAAATCACTTAATTCTGCTTGTACGTCCCCTAAATGGTATGAATGCACCGTGAATTATGACGATGCTACATGTACTAATCTCCCGGGTACTTATGGAGGGTCCTATAAATATGTCGGAAAAATATTGACCGAAAGCCagtttaccaaaatattcatgggctaaaacatacaaaaaataagaaaattgccAACTTTCGATTGTGCAacccctaaatactatgaatacGTTGTGGATCGTATCTAGACTACACGCACTGCGCCCTCGGATACATACAgggggtcccataaaggttcaaaaaaattgattgaaatccatatcactaaaatattcatttgctaatatagacaaaaaaatgagaaaatagcctaattcaGCCTGTGCTGCCctaaaatgctatgaatatgccGAGGATCATgttgaggctacacgtactgttCCTCCGGATatttacggagggtcccataaatttttcaaaaaaattaatcgaaagtcatattaccaaaataatcatggctaacacacgaaaaatgagaaattatttaattatgtatGCGCGGGCCCTAAATGTTAAGAATGCATCATGGATCGTGCCGAGGCTACCGTATTGTTCCACTAGGTACTTAGGAAGGGTTCCataaagattttgaaaaaatattgaccaaaaattatatcaccaaaatattcatgtataaatacacacgaaaaatgagaaaatcgcttaatttaaCTTATGCAacccctaaatactatgaatatACTGTAGATCGTATCGAAGCAACGCATACTTCTCCCCCaatacttacggagggtcccataaggGTTTCAAGACAAAATTGACTGAAAGTCATATCACTAAAATATTAatagctaacacacacgaaaaatgagaaaatcccCTAATTCAGTTTGTACTACCCCTAAATTCTATGAATATACCATGGATCATACCGAGGCTACATGTACTGCTCCTCAAGGTACTTACTGATGGTCCATAAAGGCTTCAAAACAACACTGACCAAAagccatatcaccaaaatattcatggactaacacacacaaaaaatgagaaaattgcctaattcgcTTGTGCAACACCTACATGCTATGAATAACCTTGTAAGGTACGGATGCTACACTTACTTCTCCGTCAGTACttatggagggtcccataaaggtttaaaaaaaagttgaccgaaagtcatatcaccaaaatattcatgagctaacacacacatgaaaaaatgagaaaatcacctaattccatttgtgcagcccctaaatgctatgaatatgtcGTGGATCGTGCTGAGGCTACACGTAGCTCCCCTGGTACttacagagggtcccataaagttTTTGGGAAAAAATCGATCGAAAGTCATatgaccaaaatattaatgggctaacatacacgaaaaatgagaaaaccacctaatttcgcttgtgcaacccctaaatgctatgaatacaccGTAGATTGTGCTGAGGCTATATGTATTGCTTCCCCGGGTATTTACTGATATTCTCATAAAGGTTTCAGAAAATAATTGATCgaaaatcatatcaccaaaatattcatgtgctaacacacacgagaaatgagaaaattatttaattccACTTGTAcgaccctaaatgctatgaatacgccATAAATCATGCCGAGGATACAAGTAGTTCTCCTTTGGGTACTTACGAAAGGTTCCATAAAagctttgaaaaaaaattgaccgaaagttatatcaccaaaatatttatgggctaacatacacgaaaaatgagatAATCGTTTACTTCAACTTGTACGGCCACTAAATTCTATGCATACACTTGGATCGTATCGAGGCTACATGTACTGCTCCCCCGAATACTTACGGAGGGTTCTATAAAGGTTTCAAAACAAAGTGACCGAAAGctatatcatcaaaatatttctGAGCTAACAAACACggaaaatgataaaattgcTTAATTGTGCTTGTGCGccccctaaatgttatgaatatgaCTTGGATCATGTTGAGTCTACACATACTTCTCTCCCTAGTACTTATGGTGGGTCCTATAaagttttctaaaaaaaattgactgaaagtcatatcaccaaaatattcacgggctaacacacatgaaaaatgagaaaattacttaattccacTTGTGTGGCCCgtaaatgttatgaatatgtCGTGTATCGTGCCGAGACTGCACGTTCTTCTCCCTCGAATACTTACGAaaggtcccataaaggttttggggaaaaattgatcgaaatccatatcatcaaaatattcatgggctaacacacacgcaaaatgataaaatcgtctaattccgcttgtgcggcccctatATTCATAGCTTCTATAGGATCCATGccactttttttttatcatttactGGTCACGAAATAATAGTTCAAgatatttctcaattttttgtgttttagcctatgcatattttataaatatgaaaTTCCGATACTTTTTGACTCCTAATTTTGTATGACCATCTATAGTTATCTAGTGAATGATATTCATAGCTTCTATAGGCCGCGAAATAAGATTTCAAGATATTTCTCAGCTTTTCATGTGTATtatagcctatgaatattttataaatatgacCCTTCAAATCTTTTTGAACTCATATTTTGTAGGATCGTCAATAATTACCTAGTGAATGATATTAATAGCTTCTACAGAATCTACCTAccttttttagcatttagggtcaCATAATAggaattcaaaaaaatttcaatatttcgtgtgtattagccacttaatatattgtaaatattattgTCTGAAACTTTTTGACTCATAATTTTATAGGACCATCCGTAATTAGCTAGTGAATGATATTCATAGCTTCTATAGGATTCACACCACTTTTTTAGCGTTTAGGGGTCAGAAACAGTAATTGaagatttttcttaatttttcatgcatattaGCTAATGAATATTTGGTAAATATGATCGTCCGAAACTTGTTGACTCTAAATTTCGTGGGATCATCCGTAATTACCTAGTGAATGATATTCACAGCTTCTATAAAATTCACGCACACTTTTTTTGGCGCTTAGGGGTCACAAAAAAAGGAGTTCAgatttttacttaatttttcgtgtgtattagtccatgaattttatgaaatatgtCTCACTTAGTCAATTTGATCCCAATTTTGTGGGCCTATTTGTGGTGACCTAATTAATGATACTCATTGTTTCTCAAGGACATACATCACTTTTTTGGAGTTTATGCGTCACAAAATAGGAATTCAAGACTATCTTAGATTTTTATGTGTATTAGtctattaaattttttgaaatgtgACTAGCTGAGTATTTTGACTCTAAATTTTATGGATCCATTCGTGATGACCTAGTAAATAATACTCATTATTTCTTTAAACAAACATGCTTTTTTAGAGTTTCTCTATTACAAAATAAGAATTCAGAATTATCTATGCATTTCATATATATTTgttcataatttttttgaaatatgtcTAACTGACTCTGTTTGAACcaaaattttatgggttttttgGTAGCTAATACTCATCGCTTTTTCATGTCTAATgttgtttattttgatatttcggAGTCATGAAATACAAATTCATCAATACATTTTAGTCATGTGTATTTGTACATAATGGTTTTTGAATTTGacttttcaattttcaatatataatttaaaaattaataaaagataTATCTTACAACTATTGCcttcttattctttttattctGTTTTCTTTTACATAAAATCCTTTCCTTCTAGACCATTATTTCCTTTGTGAAATAAGTATAATAAATTCAATTCCTTGTTGATGGGTCCCATTGTATAtacttatttttgtataaatgaAAAATTGACCTTAAGTTTATCCATAGACCAtaccttaaaaaaaaaatctattagcTTCATTTTCTACTTCTGAAGTATCTTCTCTATAAAGAATCAcaaaaaacttccaaaaattatCACTCTCTCACTTCAATTTACTTTTCAAAATCCAATCAAAGCAATGATTCTACAAACTACAACCAATTCCTTCACATTTTCATCTCAACCTATTTCAAGAAAcagttttttctttaaaaatatgacCTTTTTCACCTCTCCTTTGTTACCCAAATCTTTTTTACCCAGTCTTGATTACAGGTTCTATTTGGGTAACAAAAGGAGCTCATTGAGTGTTTCTAGTGCCAAAACTGGATCAACAACCATTCATGCTACTTTGCTTGAAGCTCCTGTCTTGTGGGTTGGTAGagtttgtgtattttatgcccTCTTGAAAGCTGGTTTAGCTGGATCTCCTTCTAATCCTCTTGTCTCAGGtattcttgttttattttttcagaTCAAGAATgggatatgggattgttttctTATGTGGGGAAGTATGGTATGTGAGTCTTTAGTTTTGATTTGTAATGTATAAATGAGAAATGGGGTTGTTTTAGTTTTTTGGGAACTGTGTTTTTTTGGTTCTTTTAGCTTGAGTTGTTATGTGTTAATGAGAATGGGGTTGTTTTCTTATGTGGAAAGTTTGAGTCTTTAGCTTGATTTGTTATGTGTTAATGAGAAGAGGTTGTTTTATTTATATGGGAACTGTGGTTTTTGAGTCTTTTAGCTTGAGTTGTAATGTGTAAATGAGAATGGGGTTGTTTTTTTCTGTTGGAAGTTTGAGTCTTTAGCTTGATTTGTTATGTGTTAATGAGAAGGGACTGTTTTATTTATATGGGAACTGTGGTTTTTGATTCTTTAGCTTGATTTGTTATGTGTGTTGGTTGTAGCTTTATCAAGAATGGGAAATGGGGTTGTTTTACTATGTGGGGAAGTATGGTATCTGAGTCTTTAGCTTGATTTGTAATGTCTTAGGTAGAATGATGttgttttgtttatttaggAACTGtggtttttgagttttttaGCTTGATTTGTTGTGTGTGTTGGTTGTAGATTTCTCAAGAATGGGAAATGGGGTTATTTTCTTATGTGGGGAAGTATGGTATTCGGGTCTTTAGTTCAACTTGTAATGTGTTAATGAGAAATGGGGTTGTTTTGTTTATTTGGGAACTGTGGTTTTTTGAAGCTTTGATTTGTTATGTGTTTTGGTTATAGATTTGGAGACTGATGGGAATGCTGATTTGGGTTTTGCCAAATGGTTTGAAGAGTTGCAAAGCAAACCAGGTTTGTGGATTGTTCTTTGGTACATCTATATTTGTTTGTATTTAGTGCTTTAGGAATGATGGATTATATTGTATGAGATGATGTATTGATATGCTGATGAACAACTTTTGACCTGGATTACTTTTGGAAAATAATAATGGCTTTGTAGAAAATTCGAGTAGTTCtgtttttcttgttttgatttttgcTGCAAGTTATAGGAGTGTTACTTACATGACAAATTGTTTAATCAATGTTCCAAAGTCATGGACTAGTTTCGGAAAGCAAAGGTATTAATAGGACATAAACCATATATCTATAATCTGTGGGGGTTTTAGGTCTCAAGCCTCAAGTTTAAATTCTTAAGAGCAGCGGTGGAGTTGGAATTTTCACTAACgggattcaaaatataaagaagtaaaaacGTGAAGAAGCCAAGGAGATTCAACATCTAATATATATGCATAAGTAATAATTTTGACCTTGTATATATAATGTGGATTATAGGTTTGCGTCCCTCTAGCTCTGCCCATGCTTAAGAGTTTGGTTGCTGTTGAATGTATCCCCCTCCTTGGCTCCTCTCTCCGCTCACTCCTGTAGAGTAGGTTGGATCAGAGTTACACGGGTTGAGATTTCAGTGAGCCCCTCCTAAAATTTGAGAAGCTGAGGGAAAAAAGCCCGATCTCCTGGTCTCATAGGTTACCTTTCTATCATCCCTCCCCGTAAGTAACCTAATTCCCCTCCATATATTTTAGTATGAATTTTGTGAGGGTGATAAGGACATATGTGCCAATCTGGAGTTTGTAAGCATTGGTaagatttaaaaggaaaattgtTTCATTACACTAGTGTCTTAAACTCTCATGTGCTTTGGATTTTTTTTCATGTAACATGAACGGTGCTGCCTCGATTTTCACTTGTCCTGCCTTTGATATATGTTGATAACAATTGTTAGCAAGAATATAGTCGACTTAAGAACTCATTTGCCTAATACATCAAATTATGTCATTACTTAGTCATTATTGTTATTTGTTTCGGATAGAATAAATAAGCTCCTTGTGGAAACTACCGAAATACGTGTGAGTTCTCCTTGCAGAAACATTTATTCCTTTGTGCAGTCTTACATTGCCATAGGACACTACTTCCCATCTCCTTTTTCATTCTTCATTAAATCCCATGCTTTATTTGCGCTAAAAGCCCCAATGGAGCTTAGAGCTTTTTGTGCTTTTCACCTTTGATAAACTGTCTTATTTACATGTAAATGTGGTTGCTGCTTATCTTCAGGCCAGTAATTCTTTCTGAACATTTCTTCCAAATTCAGCCGCTTAGTAAATAGAGAATTTAATGGTATTCTTGTTCTCGTTTTAACAGAGAAGGAAGCTACTGACAGAAGGAAATTAGTGAGCAAATGGCATCCTACCACTAAGGGGACCCTACGTCGAAATTATAGGGTACCGTCCAAACCTGAAGGAAGGCGCCTTCTCAAATCCATTGCTTCCTTGCTATCAGATGATGACCACTTCAGAGATGCCACTTCTCACAAGGTAATGAGAACTTTACAATTTTTTCGTTTGGCATTTTCCATAACGAGTATTGCTGAATATGAACTACATGCATCTTTTTTCAATCTCTCCTAAAAAGTATTTACTGTTTTCTCCAGGGTTGTCAGATTAGAAGGG
This window encodes:
- the LOC129887814 gene encoding uncharacterized protein LOC129887814, with the translated sequence MILQTTTNSFTFSSQPISRNSFFFKNMTFFTSPLLPKSFLPSLDYRFYLGNKRSSLSVSSAKTGSTTIHATLLEAPVLWVGRVCVFYALLKAGLAGSPSNPLVSDLETDGNADLGFAKWFEELQSKPEKEATDRRKLVSKWHPTTKGTLRRNYRVPSKPEGRRLLKSIASLLSDDDHFRDATSHKGCQIRRESAHGESVCCNNVRALFDELPTPHLIVEITPFPAGPLTETDYAKAEKLERVLRSGPSV